One window of Candidatus Nanopelagicales bacterium genomic DNA carries:
- a CDS encoding WecB/TagA/CpsF family glycosyltransferase yields MDSVINRGRHNVLGVMIDAVDYDYAVDQVVAAAEERRPLALTALAVHGVMTGVDDPAHEARLNSFDVTVPDGQPVRWALNSLYNTSLRDRVYGPDLTGYVLAELAHRGLPVFLYGSTPQTLNRLATTLPEKYPGLRIAGMRPSGFRVAEPGEAPDIAAEIRASGARCVLVGLGCPRQEVFAHALRAHLDLPLLAVGAAFDYHAGQLRTPPPWMQRYGLEWLWRLGLEPTRLWRRYLILNPRYATRLLGQRAGLWKPVPAPPERGAIERFPV; encoded by the coding sequence GTGGACTCCGTGATCAATCGCGGTCGGCACAATGTGCTGGGCGTGATGATCGATGCGGTCGACTACGACTATGCGGTCGACCAGGTGGTGGCGGCTGCCGAGGAACGCCGGCCCCTGGCTCTGACCGCACTGGCCGTCCACGGCGTCATGACGGGCGTGGACGACCCCGCACACGAAGCGCGCCTGAACTCGTTCGACGTGACGGTACCTGACGGTCAACCCGTGCGCTGGGCGCTGAACTCTCTGTACAACACGAGCCTGCGCGACCGGGTGTACGGCCCGGACCTCACGGGGTATGTCCTCGCCGAGTTGGCGCACCGCGGTTTGCCTGTGTTCCTCTACGGCTCGACACCGCAGACTCTGAACAGGTTGGCCACGACACTGCCGGAGAAATACCCGGGACTGCGCATCGCCGGGATGCGGCCCTCAGGGTTCCGCGTGGCCGAACCCGGCGAGGCGCCGGACATCGCGGCCGAGATCCGCGCAAGTGGAGCGCGCTGTGTTCTGGTCGGACTCGGTTGCCCGCGGCAGGAGGTCTTCGCCCACGCCTTGCGCGCGCACCTGGACCTCCCGCTTCTCGCCGTCGGCGCAGCCTTCGACTACCACGCCGGCCAGTTACGCACACCGCCACCGTGGATGCAGCGCTATGGCCTGGAGTGGTTGTGGCGACTGGGCTTGGAGCCGACCAGACTGTGGCGCCGCTACTTGATCCTCAACCCGCGCTACGCGACCCGACTCCTCGGCCAACGCGCTGGTCTGTGGAAACCGGTGCCGGCGCCACCTGAGCGCGGCGCGATCGAACGCTTTCCTGTGTGA
- a CDS encoding NAD-dependent epimerase/dehydratase family protein has translation MSLVVVTGSGGLIGSSAVRHFAGLGLDVIGIDNDMRAYFFGPDGSTAWNVQTLRDELGRHYRHESLDIRDRDGLSALFRAVGADITLVVHTAAQPSHDWAAKEPWTDFDINAVGTLNMLEVTRLHAPDAVFIYTSTNKVYGDTPNSLPLIELDTRWEIAADHAFHDGITEDMSIDRSLHSVFGAAKVAGDVMVQEYGRYFDIPTACFRGGTLTGPIPLGSRAPRIPRVRHAMRDGAADLHGVRLQGQAGSRRDPQQ, from the coding sequence GTGTCTCTTGTGGTCGTCACCGGCTCCGGTGGTCTGATCGGTTCGTCCGCGGTGCGTCATTTCGCGGGACTCGGTCTCGACGTCATCGGCATCGACAATGACATGCGCGCCTACTTCTTCGGACCGGATGGGTCCACGGCGTGGAATGTCCAGACCCTGCGCGACGAACTCGGTCGCCACTACCGCCATGAATCGTTGGACATCCGCGACCGCGACGGGTTGTCAGCCCTGTTCCGGGCGGTCGGCGCGGACATCACCTTGGTGGTCCACACTGCCGCTCAACCCAGTCACGACTGGGCGGCGAAGGAGCCCTGGACGGACTTCGACATCAACGCCGTGGGCACCTTGAACATGCTGGAAGTGACGCGGCTACACGCACCCGACGCCGTCTTCATCTACACGTCGACCAACAAGGTGTACGGCGACACCCCGAACTCGCTTCCGCTCATCGAACTCGATACGCGGTGGGAGATCGCGGCGGACCACGCCTTCCACGACGGCATCACTGAAGACATGTCCATCGACCGCAGCCTGCACTCAGTGTTCGGGGCCGCCAAGGTGGCCGGTGACGTGATGGTCCAAGAGTATGGACGGTACTTCGACATTCCGACCGCCTGCTTCCGTGGGGGAACACTCACAGGGCCCATCCCACTCGGCAGCCGAGCTCCACGGATTCCTCGGGTACGTCATGCGATGCGCGATGGAGCGGCGGACCTACACGGTGTTCGGCTACAAGGGCAAGCAGGTTCGCGACGCGATCCACAGCAATGA
- a CDS encoding 4-(cytidine 5'-diphospho)-2-C-methyl-D-erythritol kinase encodes MSHSVVSVRVPAKLNLDLSVGPVRPDGFHELATVYQALSLFDELEVSERGDGRGLRLSVGGRETAGVPTGPDNLAWRAAELAAEAYGRVPDLSITIDKGIPVAGGMAGGSADAAGVLRACAQLWDPSGEAEPELGDLAARLGSDVPFALLGGTAVGSGRGETVTSAMGSGKFHWVLALSEGQLSTPAVYRKLDEIRGSGATPRPAVRPEVLLAVRSGDAHALGRALRNDLQPAACALMPVLEMLLALGPEHGALGALVSGSGPTCAFLVADQDSALELAVALSASGLCRAVRRAVGPVPGASVVD; translated from the coding sequence ATGTCGCATTCCGTTGTCAGCGTGCGGGTTCCCGCCAAGTTGAATCTCGACCTGTCGGTCGGGCCGGTGCGCCCTGACGGCTTCCACGAACTCGCCACCGTTTATCAGGCGTTGTCGCTGTTCGACGAGCTGGAGGTTTCGGAGCGGGGCGACGGGCGCGGTCTGCGTTTGTCCGTCGGGGGCCGCGAGACTGCCGGGGTTCCCACGGGACCCGACAACCTTGCCTGGCGCGCCGCGGAGTTGGCAGCCGAGGCGTACGGCCGGGTGCCGGACCTGTCGATCACGATCGACAAGGGGATCCCGGTGGCCGGCGGGATGGCGGGAGGCAGCGCCGACGCGGCGGGCGTACTGCGTGCCTGTGCGCAGTTGTGGGACCCCAGCGGCGAGGCTGAACCGGAGTTGGGTGATCTTGCTGCGCGGCTGGGATCGGACGTTCCGTTCGCGTTGTTGGGTGGGACCGCCGTGGGTAGTGGTCGCGGCGAGACGGTGACGTCGGCGATGGGATCGGGGAAGTTCCATTGGGTGCTCGCGCTCTCGGAGGGCCAGTTGTCCACCCCGGCGGTGTACCGCAAGTTGGACGAAATTCGCGGATCGGGTGCCACACCGCGTCCCGCCGTGCGGCCCGAGGTTCTGCTGGCCGTCCGTTCGGGGGATGCGCACGCCCTGGGTCGGGCGCTGCGCAATGATCTTCAGCCCGCGGCGTGCGCTTTGATGCCCGTACTGGAGATGCTCTTGGCGTTGGGGCCGGAGCACGGGGCGCTGGGTGCTTTGGTGTCCGGGAGTGGTCCTACGTGTGCCTTCCTGGTGGCTGACCAGGACTCAGCACTGGAACTCGCTGTGGCGCTGTCGGCGTCAGGTCTGTGCCGGGCAGTCAGACGGGCGGTGGGTCCGGTGCCGGGGGCGTCCGTCGTCGACTGA